DNA from Cryptosporangium phraense:
CAGCCGCGCGCGGTGCTGATCAGCACCGCGAACGCGGCGCCGAACGAGAGCAGCGCGTCGCTGCGCGGGTCGGTCCTGCTGACCCTCGGCCTGCAGGCCTTCGTCTCGCCCTCCGCCGCCGGATCGACGCTGACCTCCACGAACTGATGCCGCCCGGGGACGCCGACCGCGAAGCGGGCTTCAGCCTCATCGAGCTGATGACCGCGATGACGCTGATCGGCGTCGTCATGGCGGCGTTGTCGGGCTTCTTCACCAACAGCCTGCGGGCGACGAACGTGCAGAGCAACGCGCAGACCGCGGTGCAGCTGGTCAGCGACGCGCTCGAACGGGTGCGCGCGCTGAAGGGCTCCGGCGTGACCAGCGGACGCGACCTGACCAGCACCCAGACGCAGTGGGCGAGCGTGCCGGGCGACTCCCCGGTCTCGCCCTACCTGGCCACGATGGCGATGGCCTACGACGAGACCGCGAGCGGCGGCTCGGGCGCGACCGCCGCGCTGCCGACGACCGCGGTGCCGGTGGTGCTCAACAGCATCCCGTTCAAGCAGAGCTGGTACGTCGGACGCTGCTGGCAGCCGCTGCTCGGCGGCGACTGCGGCCCGGCCAGGACCGCGCTGTCGGTGGAGTTCTTCCGGATCGTCACGCTGGTGACCTGGACCGGGCGGGGTTGCCCGGCGAGCGGGTGCTCGCAGGTGGCCGCGACGCTGGTCAGCAACGCGCTGGCCGAGCCGGTGTTCAAGGTCAACGAGGTCGCCCAGGCCCCGCAGGTGATCAACCCGGGACGGCAGACCGGTGAGCTCACGATCCCGGTGAACCTGACCGTCACCGCGACCGGTGGCGCGCCGCCGCTGACCTGGCTCGCGGCCGGGCTGCCGCCGGGCCTGTCGATGGACTCCAGCGGCGTGATCACCGGGACGCCGACGCTGATCGGCACGTACCCGGTGGTGATCAGCGCGACCGACGGGTTCGGCCTGATCGGCTCGGCCGCGTTCAGCTGGGTGATCGCGGCGCTGCCCGACCTGATCCCGCCGGGCACCGTGACGACGACCGGCGGCGTGGCGCTGACCTGGGCGCCGACGCTGGTCGGCGGCACGTCGCCGCTGGCCTGGACGGCGAGCGGCCTGCCGCCGGGCCTGGCCATCGACCCGGCCACCGGAGTCGTCACCGGCACCCCGACGACGGTCGGCACCTACTCGGTGACGATCACGGTCGTCGACACGTACGCGAAGACCGACACGATGACGTTCACCTGGGTCGTGCCGCCGCTCACGCTCACGTCGCCGGCGGCCCAGTCCGGGCTGACCAACGTCGCGATCACCGCGCTGCCGGTCGTCGCGGCCGGTGGGGTGCAGGCCTACACGTGGTCGGCGAGCGGGTTGCCGACCGGGCTGGCCTTCAACACGACCACCGGCGTGATCAGCGGGACGCCGACCGTCGCCGGGGTCTACACGGTGAAGGTCACGGTCACCGACAAGGCCGGTACCTCGCTCTCGAGCACGTTCAGCTGGACGGTCGGCCCGTACATCAAGTGGCCGCGGACCGACCAGAGCGGCGCGCTGGGCTCGATCTTCGCGGTCGACGCGGCCGCCACCGGCGGCACCGCGCCCTACACCTGGGCGTCGACGAACCTGCCGAACGGCGTCTCGATGAACACCACGAGCGGCTCGGTCTACGGGACGCTGAGCGCGGCCGGCCGGTACGTCGTCGGGTTCACGGTGACCGACACGAAGGGCTACTCGGAGAGCCTGACGCTGGTGTGCACGGTCACGACGTCCACCGGGCTGAACATCACGTCGGCCAGCGGCAACCGGTCGTCGACCAAGGGCAAGGCCGACACGTTCACGCCGGTCGTGGCCAACGCCAGCGGCACGAAGACGTGGACGGCCAGCAACCTGCCGACCGGCATGTCGATCGCCTCCGGCACCGGCGTCGTGTCGGGCACCCCGACGACGGCCGGCACCTGGACGCCCAAGCTGACCGTCACCGACGGGGCGGGCAAGGTGTCGAACTGGATGTTCGTCTGGACGGTCAAATGAAGTCTGACGATTCCGGCTACACGCTCGCCGAGGCGGTCGTGACGATGGTGATCACGCTCGTCTTCATGGGCATCTCGACGACGAGCATCATCTCGCTCTACTCGTCGACCAACAAGGCCCAGGCGATCGCCGACGGCCAGCAGACGATCGGCATCGCGTTCGGGCGGCTCGACCGGCAGATCCGCTACGCGTCCGGGCTGAGTACGCCGGGCCTGGTCAACGGCGAGCCGTACGTCGAGTTCGTCACCACGTACACCGGCACGCCGGTCTGCACCGAGCTGCGGCTGCGCCCGTCCACCGGCCAGCTCCAGCAGCGCACCTGGACGCAAGGGCCCGGGACCGTCAAGCCCACCGCCTGGACGCAGCTGACCAGCGACGTCAGCTCGGTGACGCCGTTCGCGGTGAACACCGCGACCGCCACGTTCACGTTCCAGCGCCTCGGCGTCCAGCTGACCACGACGACCGGCGGGGCCGCGTCGCCGGTGACCAGGCAGTTCAGCGCGATCTTCACCGCGCTCAACACGTCGCTGAACACGCAGTCGACGACCGTGTGCGCGGAAGGGCGGGCGCTGCCGTGAAGGACGACCGCGGATCGCTGCCCGTCGCGCTGCTCGTGACGATGGTCGGCGTCCTGCTCTCGACGCTGCTGGTGAACACCGTGATCGGGCAGAACACGACCACCCGGGTCGAGGTGGCCCGGGTCGCCGCGCTGAACGCGGCCCAGACCGGCCTCGACGTCGCGCTCGGCCACATCCGGGCGGCCGACAACGGCTCCGGGGCCGGCGTCCTGAGCGCGCTCCCGTGCCTCGACCTGGACGGGACGCTGGCCGCGGTGACCGGCGCGAACCGGGCCAGCTACACGGTGTCGATCGACTACTACCAGGTCGACCCGCAGAACCGGCCGGCGCAGTGGCTCAACGACCACACGATCCGCTGCGTCCTCGGCTCGGGCGCGTTCAGCACCCCGGCGTACGCGCTGCTCAAAGCCACCGGAAGCTACAAGTCCGGCAGCGGAGCGACCACGAACCGCACGCTCCAGGCCACGTACACGTTCAAGACCAGCGACGTGAACATCCCCGGCGGGCTGGTCCACGTCTACAAGACGGCCAGCACCCCCGACCTGTGCTTCGACGCCGGGTCCGGCTCCCCGATCGCCGGCACGCCGCTGGCCATGCAGCCGTGCACGTACGGCAGCGTCGCCCAGACCTGGGCCTACAACCCGAACCTGACGATCAGCCTGGTGTCGTCGAAGACCCCGACGATGCCGCTCGGCATGTGCCTCGACGCCGGGACGCCGGAGGCCGCCGGGAGCGTCATCTACCTTCAGCCCTGCGCGCTCGTGACGCTGCCCCAGCAGCAGTGGAGCTACAACGACAGCGCGAACTTCGAGGGCACGACGAACGGCTCGACGCTGAACGGCCTGTGCATGAACGTCCAGAGCCCGAACACCGCGGGCAGCTTCCTGGCGCTCGGGTCGACGTCGGGCGGGAAGTGCCGGGCCGGCACGAACACGATCGTGAACTTCTTCCCGGAGCCGACGACCGGCGCCGGCGCAGCCGGTGCGTCGGCCAATCAGCTGGTGAACTTCCGCCAGTTCGGCCGCTGCCTCGACGTCACCCAGCAGAACGTGAGCGCGACGTTCCTGATCGCCTGGCAGTGCAAGCAGGCGCCGAACCCGGCCAACGTGACCTGGAACCAGAAGTGGACGCTGCCGACGCTGGTCACCGGCACGACCGGGGTCACCGCGCTGGTGACCACGAACAAGGGCGGCCTGTACTGCCTGAGGAGCCCCCGCTCGACCGTGCGGGCCCAGTACGTCGTGATCGTGAGCTGCACCGCCGGGGCCACGAACCAGGAACTGCAGTGGACGTTCTACGGCGACACCGGCGTCTACGCGACCAGCTACACGATCGTCGACGCGTCCGGCTACTGCCTGGCCCCGACCAACCCGGACGACCCGAACCCGGACTTCTACTCCTCGGGCCAGAAGATCTCCAAGATCGTGGTCGCGACCTGCGACGGGTCGGCGCTGCAGAAGTGGAACGCGCCGACCAGCATCCTGCAGACGCTGCCGCTGAAGGACATCAGCGAGAGCTGATCTTGCCGTCCACGGCCTCGAACCGGCGGGTGGTCGTGATCGAGTCGAGCATCCGCCGGTCGTGGGTGACCAACAGCAGCGTGCCGTCGTAGGACTCCAGCGCCGACTCGAGCTGCTCGATCGCGGGTAGGTCGAGGTGGTTGGTCGGCTCGTCGAGCACGAGCAGGTTCACGCCCCGGGCCTGCAGCAGCGCGAGCCCGGCCCGGGTGCGCTCGCCCGGCGACAGCGAGTTCGCCGGCCGGTGGACGTGGTCGGCCTTCAGCCCGAACTTGGCCAGCAGCGTCCGGATCTCGCCCGGGGCCTGGTCGGGCAGCACGCGCGCGAACACGTCGAGCACGGTCCCGTCCCCGGCGAACAGGCCTCTGGCCTGGTCGACCTCGCCGACCACGACCCCCGGCCCGAGCGCGGCCGTCCCTTCGTCGGGGCTGATCCTTCCGAGCAGGACGCCCAGCAGCGTGGTTTTCCCGGAGCCGTTGGCGCCGGTGAGCACCGCCCGGTCGGCCCAGTCGAGCTGCAGGTCGACCGGGCCGAGCGTGAAGTCGCCGCGGTGCACGACGACGCCCCGGAGCGTGGCCACGACCGCGCCGGACCGGGGCGCGGCGGCGATCGACATCCGCAGCTCCCACTCCTTGCGCGGTTCCTCGACGACCTCGAGCCGCTCGATCAGGCGCTCGGTCTGGCGGGCCTTGGCGGCCTGCTTCTCGGTGGCCTCGGTGCGGAACTTGCGGCCGATCTTGTCGTTGTCGGGCGCCTTGCGGCGGGCGTTCTTGACGCCCTTCTCCATCCAGGCCCGCTGGGACCGGGCCCGGTCGACCAGCCCCTGCTTGGTGTCGGCGTACTCCTCGTAGGCCTCGCGGGCGTGTCGCCGGGCGGTCTCGCGCTCTTCCAGGTAGGCCGCGTACCCGCCGCCGAACTTGTTGATCTGCTGCTGGGCCAGGTCGAGCTCGACGACGCTCGTCACCGTGCGGGCCAGGAACTCCCGGTCGTGGCTGACCAGGACGGTGCCGGTCTGCAGGTCGTCGACGAAGCGTTCCAGCCGTTCCAGGCCGGCCAGGTCGAGGTCGTTGGTCGGCTCGTCGAGCAGGACGACGTCGTAGCGGCTGAGCAGCAGCGACGCGAGCGAGGCGCGGGCCGCCTGGCCGCCCGAGAGGCCGGTCATGTGGGCGTCGAGGTCGATCGAGAGCCCGAGGTCGTCGGCGACGGTCTCGGCGCGCTCGGGCAGGTCTGCGCCGCCCAGCGCGAGCCACCGGTCGAGGGCGTCGGAGTACTCGTCGGCGCCTTCCCCTCGGGAGAGCAGCTCGGTGGCCGCGTCGAGTTCTCTCTGGGCCTCGGTGACGCCGGTGCGGCGGCCGAGGAACTCCCGGACGGTCTCGCCCGGGCGCCGCTCGGACTCCTGCGGGAGATACCCGACGGTCGCGCTCGACGGGGTGCGCCGGACCGAGCCGGTCTGCGGGGTGTCGAGGCCGGCCAGCAGCCGGAGCAGCGTCGACTTGCCCGCGCCGTTCGCGCCGACGACCCCGATGACGTCGCCGGGTGCGACGACGAGGTCGAGGCCGGAGAACAACGTCCGGTCGCCGTGCCCGGCGGACAGATCCTTGACGACCAGCGTGGCGCTCACCGTTGCCAGCCTAGGCGTTCGGTGGCTGGCATGTATCGGCGCCACCGCGGCCTACCGAGCAGAGCGACGGCGGTCCGAACAATGCGTCGGAGTGGGCTCCCCACGCCGATGATGCCCCCTACGCTCATCGTTTCAGGACTAACACCAGCGCGGATCGCGTTCGGGATTTCCTCCGACGCGGCCGGAGGGGTCCGGGCATGATGGCGAAGTTCTCGAACAGCGCGTGGGCCGAAGCGATGACAGCTTTCGACCTCACCGGCTCGCTGCTACCTGAAGTCAGGCTAGGGTCGGC
Protein-coding regions in this window:
- a CDS encoding putative Ig domain-containing protein — translated: MPPGDADREAGFSLIELMTAMTLIGVVMAALSGFFTNSLRATNVQSNAQTAVQLVSDALERVRALKGSGVTSGRDLTSTQTQWASVPGDSPVSPYLATMAMAYDETASGGSGATAALPTTAVPVVLNSIPFKQSWYVGRCWQPLLGGDCGPARTALSVEFFRIVTLVTWTGRGCPASGCSQVAATLVSNALAEPVFKVNEVAQAPQVINPGRQTGELTIPVNLTVTATGGAPPLTWLAAGLPPGLSMDSSGVITGTPTLIGTYPVVISATDGFGLIGSAAFSWVIAALPDLIPPGTVTTTGGVALTWAPTLVGGTSPLAWTASGLPPGLAIDPATGVVTGTPTTVGTYSVTITVVDTYAKTDTMTFTWVVPPLTLTSPAAQSGLTNVAITALPVVAAGGVQAYTWSASGLPTGLAFNTTTGVISGTPTVAGVYTVKVTVTDKAGTSLSSTFSWTVGPYIKWPRTDQSGALGSIFAVDAAATGGTAPYTWASTNLPNGVSMNTTSGSVYGTLSAAGRYVVGFTVTDTKGYSESLTLVCTVTTSTGLNITSASGNRSSTKGKADTFTPVVANASGTKTWTASNLPTGMSIASGTGVVSGTPTTAGTWTPKLTVTDGAGKVSNWMFVWTVK
- a CDS encoding PulJ/GspJ family protein encodes the protein MKSDDSGYTLAEAVVTMVITLVFMGISTTSIISLYSSTNKAQAIADGQQTIGIAFGRLDRQIRYASGLSTPGLVNGEPYVEFVTTYTGTPVCTELRLRPSTGQLQQRTWTQGPGTVKPTAWTQLTSDVSSVTPFAVNTATATFTFQRLGVQLTTTTGGAASPVTRQFSAIFTALNTSLNTQSTTVCAEGRALP
- a CDS encoding RICIN domain-containing protein, whose protein sequence is MKDDRGSLPVALLVTMVGVLLSTLLVNTVIGQNTTTRVEVARVAALNAAQTGLDVALGHIRAADNGSGAGVLSALPCLDLDGTLAAVTGANRASYTVSIDYYQVDPQNRPAQWLNDHTIRCVLGSGAFSTPAYALLKATGSYKSGSGATTNRTLQATYTFKTSDVNIPGGLVHVYKTASTPDLCFDAGSGSPIAGTPLAMQPCTYGSVAQTWAYNPNLTISLVSSKTPTMPLGMCLDAGTPEAAGSVIYLQPCALVTLPQQQWSYNDSANFEGTTNGSTLNGLCMNVQSPNTAGSFLALGSTSGGKCRAGTNTIVNFFPEPTTGAGAAGASANQLVNFRQFGRCLDVTQQNVSATFLIAWQCKQAPNPANVTWNQKWTLPTLVTGTTGVTALVTTNKGGLYCLRSPRSTVRAQYVVIVSCTAGATNQELQWTFYGDTGVYATSYTIVDASGYCLAPTNPDDPNPDFYSSGQKISKIVVATCDGSALQKWNAPTSILQTLPLKDISES
- a CDS encoding ABC-F family ATP-binding cassette domain-containing protein — translated: MSATLVVKDLSAGHGDRTLFSGLDLVVAPGDVIGVVGANGAGKSTLLRLLAGLDTPQTGSVRRTPSSATVGYLPQESERRPGETVREFLGRRTGVTEAQRELDAATELLSRGEGADEYSDALDRWLALGGADLPERAETVADDLGLSIDLDAHMTGLSGGQAARASLASLLLSRYDVVLLDEPTNDLDLAGLERLERFVDDLQTGTVLVSHDREFLARTVTSVVELDLAQQQINKFGGGYAAYLEERETARRHAREAYEEYADTKQGLVDRARSQRAWMEKGVKNARRKAPDNDKIGRKFRTEATEKQAAKARQTERLIERLEVVEEPRKEWELRMSIAAAPRSGAVVATLRGVVVHRGDFTLGPVDLQLDWADRAVLTGANGSGKTTLLGVLLGRISPDEGTAALGPGVVVGEVDQARGLFAGDGTVLDVFARVLPDQAPGEIRTLLAKFGLKADHVHRPANSLSPGERTRAGLALLQARGVNLLVLDEPTNHLDLPAIEQLESALESYDGTLLLVTHDRRMLDSITTTRRFEAVDGKISSR